A window of the Helianthus annuus cultivar XRQ/B chromosome 4, HanXRQr2.0-SUNRISE, whole genome shotgun sequence genome harbors these coding sequences:
- the LOC118491529 gene encoding uncharacterized protein LOC118491529 has product MAPLSSLHSHLHNIPSSPVVPHITGSKKPHHQNLIFCKTHQQHQDLCLNVEDGSLKVQRRGLLMHTVFGSLFAPAMVPLALAEEAVPEGYQIYTIFFVGV; this is encoded by the exons ATGGCGCCTCTTTCATCTCTACATTCTCATCTTCACAATATTCCATCTTCACCTGTTGTTCCTCACATTACAG GATCCAAGAAACCCCATCATCAAAATCTCATCTTTTGCAAGACCCATCAACAACATCAAGATTTATG CTTAAATGTTGAAGATGGATCTCTAAAAGTTCAAAGAAGAGGTCTTTTGATGCACACTGTATTTGGTTCATTATTTGCACCTGCAATGGTTCCACTTGCACTTGCAGAAGAAG CTGTTCCAGAGGGTTACCAAATCTACACCATTTTTTTTGTGGGTGTTTGA